From Elaeis guineensis isolate ETL-2024a chromosome 16, EG11, whole genome shotgun sequence, a single genomic window includes:
- the LOC105058919 gene encoding uncharacterized protein At2g24330, which produces MAEDAGPASGVDPVKSAANSKKEGEPVVTLKKQRGGFVSRLWKGIFGTREDFEKRLQYLSKEEALVHARLKRRAQTSRKVARNTIVLSVILEVLAVAYAVTTTRSVDLNWQMRAIRVLPMFVLPGLSAAFYSTLVSFTRMFDHKDQKTLEKLRAERQAKIDELKERTNYYTTQQLIQRYDLDPAAKAAAATVLASKLGSDSGLKIFVGDESNISSSLGKSNDVELVQPTGLRNRKPSHARSHSTGSGPTPRFVDESFDEYGADAQEASASSQRVVEHYKGSGPHDGGWLARIAALLVGEDPTQCYALICGNCHMHNGLARKEDFLYITYYCPHCGALNGSRQPEEHEISSSSGKSTPTSPVDGSSGNYKANNMSSISGNVVKSSLATVEELPGGETDEKELDPHAS; this is translated from the exons ATGGCGGAGGATGCCGGCCCCGCGTCGGGGGTCGATCCGGTGAAATCCGCGGCCAATTCGAAGAAAGAAGGCGAGCCGGTCGTGACCCTAAAGAAGCAGCGCGGGGGATTCGTCTCTCGCctgtggaaagggatttttggaaCCAGAGAGGATTTCGAGAAGCGATTGCAGTATCTCTCTAAAGAGGAGGCCTTGGTCCACGCGAGGCTCAAGAGAAGGGCTCAGACGTCGAGGAAGGTGGCCAGGAATACTATTGTTCTCTCGGTCATTCTTGAG GTGTTAGCAGTGGCTTATGCTGTCACGACAACCAGATCAGTGGATTTGAACTGGCAGATGAGGGCAATCAGAGTGTTGCCTATGTTTGTTTTACCTGGCTTGTCAGCTGCTTTCTATTCAACACTTGTAAGCTTCACAAGAATGT TTGATCACAAGGACCAGAAAACGCTTGAAAAGCTCCGTGCTGAAAGGCAAGCAAAAATTGATGAGCTGAAGGAGAGAACAAACTATTACACCACGCAGCAGCTTATCCAG AGATACGACCTTGATCCTGCTGCAAAAGCTGCAGCAGCAACTGTTCTGGCTTCTAAGCTGGGGTCAGATTCTGGCTTGAAGATCTTTGTGGGAGATGAATCTAACATTAGCTCATCACTGGGTAAAAGTAATGACGTTGAGCTGGTGCAACCTACCGGGCTTCGGAATAGAAAGCCATCACATGCTAGAAGCCATAGCACTGGGAGTGGTCCAACGCCTCGGTTTGTTgatgaatcctttgatgaatatgGTGCTGATGCCCAAGAAGCTTCTGCTTCAAGTCAGAGAGTTGTTGAGCATTACAAAGGTTCGGGCCCTCATGATGGGGGATGGCTTGCTCGAATTGCTGCCCTGCTTGTAGGAGAGGATCCGACACAGTGCTATGCGCTTATATGTGGCAACTGCCATATGCATAATG GACTGGCCAGGAAAGAGGATTTTCTGTACATAACATATTACTGCCCACACTGTGGTGCACTGAATGGTTCACGACAGCCAGAGGAGCATGAAATAAGTTCGAGTTCTGGCAAATCCACTCCCACCTCCCCAGTTGATGGTAGTAGTGGTAATTACAAAGCAAACAACATGAGCTCTATTTCTGGGAATGTGGTCAAGAGCAGTTTAGCAACTGTCGAAGAGCTGCCTGGAGGAGAGACTGATGAGAAAGAACTTGATCCACATGCTAGTTGA